The Malassezia restricta chromosome I, complete sequence genome contains the following window.
GGAGTACTCATGAGGACCATCTTCCACCAAGGCCAAGACACGCTGGCCTGTCGCTGATACTGCCAATGAGTGAGCCACAAAGCTCAACAGCACAAGCACGCATGCAATCAATCTCATACGGGAGATGCACAGACGGCAAGTGCCAATGACGCCAAGCTGACTCTGTGCGCTGGTATCGCAGTGACCCAACGCAAGGGCCCATCACGTGACAGTtccatgcgccgcctggaAGCTGTCCCAGCGCGTGCATTCTCGGTCGAGTGTGAAAGCCACATGGTCGGTGCGAGTCATCTCGAGTCCGCAATGGGCCCAACTTCCCATGAGATGGCTCGTGAACATGATGATATAACATTACTGCGGAATGGAGGCAGAACAGACATTCCTTTTTCGTTTCAGGAAGATGCTGATTGTATCGAAAACGAACTGGAAGAATTCTATTCGTACATCGAAGCCCCCCTGCTTTTGGAAAACAAAGCATCCTGGATGGTATGGGCGCGAAAGAAGTGGAATTCATGCTGCATGCCTGCAGATGTGCCGATTGGTGCTTGGAAAGCGCTAGACACGCAtcagcgtcgtcgtatCCTACATCTTTTATTGGATGCCTTGGATTTACATGATACAGAGGCGCGTACCACTGCGTCTCATGCTTTATTATACCATTTACAGGGATCTTTTGGTGAGACGGACTCTGAACAAGAGCAACTAGCATTGATTCGGGAAAATGCGCGTATGGTGTTCGACCTCGGTGGTATTGAAGACATCTTTGTTGCTTGCAAACGTGCCTGTTGGCGCCACCACATGTTAAATAATTTATCGGATCAGCAAGTGCCTTCCGAAAACTCTCAGGTTCTGACACCGCAAGAAAAAGCTGAATGTCTTGAGTCAATCAATGTGGAAATCTCGACTCATTTTTCCCAGCTATATACCGTGATCGAGTCGTTACGCGGCGAGTTTGCACTCGGTGAGATTCTCATGACAACAAGTCCGCCTTTGCCTGTTTATTTTCTTGGCCTCATTGCGAATCTGCGGGAAAAATCTATCGGGGGATTCCCTGTGAAAAAACTTGTTCTACTCACATGGAAATCAGTGCTGGCATCACTGGGTGGCTATGAAGCACTGCAAAGATGCAAAGAAGGCGTGCGCTCTCGTGAAGGACTCGCACCCAAATCCGCTATTGCTGAATCTGTACCTGTGTCTCCACAAGACATGCGCCAGTTTCACGCTGAAGTAACGGCCAAATACCCCACATTGGTGGATGAGCAACAAGCGGGATTGCTAGCTGGAATCACATTGTCGGACGTCACTAGTGCTCTCCCTACTCGTCTCAAAGGGAATGGGCAGGGCGATGAAACACATTTGGTTATGGACGAAGAGCGTCTTGCAGTAGCCAAatcagctgctgcgcctcctccATTAAAGCCTGGTCGGCAAAAATTCCAAACAGATCAAAGCCGACCGTTTATCTTGCCTTTCGCATCGGAAAAGTTCCGAGATCAAGTGCCTCTTGGGATTCAGGAAGCCTTTTCTCTCTACCAGGACCATCTCTATGTGAAAACGAGCACATGGCAAACTTGGTTAGTACGTCAGGAGCTTTTGAATGAGTTACGAGGTGCCCGGGACCCTAGAATGCTTCAAGCACAAAGGGCATTGTCTACGTTGCACCTAGAAAACCCAATGCACCCATCATTGAATACCGAGGACGAACAGCGGCTAGAATGGGTGGAGCAAATTTATCGGCAGTCACTTCCCTCTCTTCAAAGTGCCGTCATTGTCCTTTTGAAAGTCGTGCTTGCCACCAGCACACCCGGTAATACAAACAGTGCTTTTGGTCGTGCTGTGGCTGAAAACGTACCACCTGAGCATGCACCGCCTCCCACATTAGAAGATGTTGATGTTATTCGGCATCGTGAAATCCTCAACAAGGGCGTCACCTTTTTACTGCTCTTGTGTTTGCGATGGTTTAAAGTGAATCATGCTCTCCAATTCGAATATCTCGCTCAAATTTTACTTGATTCTAACATCATATTATTGATCCTTAAGCTCTTTGGATTACAGGAAACCAATCATGCGGTGCACTCGCGCTGTGAAGCAAGTTCGTTTGGTCTCTTTAGGTATTGCCGCCTTGTGGGTCATGATCAATCAACGCATACGTCCCAAAGTCTCTTTGATCAGCTTACGCTTTTTGTTGGGAATGTATGGGACTGTTATCCGGATGATCCTTTGCGTTTGCGTCATACTGATTCTTTGGCATCCTCTTCCCAACCATATTCGTGGCGGAATTTTGCGACTGCATCAAACATGATACAAATTCTATACCAGGTCT
Protein-coding sequences here:
- a CDS encoding pheromone-dependent cell cycle arrest protein Far11 codes for the protein MVGASHLESAMGPTSHEMAREHDDITLLRNGGRTDIPFSFQEDADCIENELEEFYSYIEAPLLLENKASWMVWARKKWNSCCMPADVPIGAWKALDTHQRRRILHLLLDALDLHDTEARTTASHALLYHLQGSFGETDSEQEQLALIRENARMVFDLGGIEDIFVACKRACWRHHMLNNLSDQQVPSENSQVLTPQEKAECLESINVEISTHFSQLYTVIESLRGEFALGEILMTTSPPLPVYFLGLIANLREKSIGGFPVKKLVLLTWKSVLASLGGYEALQRCKEGVRSREGLAPKSAIAESVPVSPQDMRQFHAEVTAKYPTLVDEQQAGLLAGITLSDVTSALPTRLKGNGQGDETHLVMDEERLAVAKSAAAPPPLKPGRQKFQTDQSRPFILPFASEKFRDQVPLGIQEAFSLYQDHLYVKTSTWQTWLVRQELLNELRGARDPRMLQAQRALSTLHLENPMHPSLNTEDEQRLEWVEQIYRQSLPSLQSAVIVLLKVVLATSTPGNTNSAFGRAVAENVPPEHAPPPTLEDVDVIRHREILNKGVTFLLLLCLRWFKVNHALQFEYLAQILLDSNIILLILKLFGLQETNHAVHSRCEASSFGLFRYCRLVGHDQSTHTSQSLFDQLTLFVGNVWDCYPDDPLRLRHTDSLASSSQPYSWRNFATASNMIQILYQVCKSKLHRILLLVQYKSSAILKRMLNVPNKQLELYVLKLLKFQIPYCGRKWRQSNMRIITQIYLRCHSKLREDWPGGSDLEAEVEASLPEEQTLRTLIQFFNRSRYQFRAPIAGMDISHATVKGALGPEWVEADRDAFEREAFPPRPVSSGTSTPGRYISGVSVEGYLDAYEDLMQEMNDTLPLSTIEVPEPESTSTANSTQSNGQNLWEHLSPHEMDILSRSPRTNSGTLRSPHSLSTSSSPRSLHSRRLSLSNPQVIRESVHRVNSSPGTCRPLMHWNMEELVEDAISTEEDPPEIPVERLEQANIPERPLASPKPGGIDEVEHIFGA